The genomic DNA TCGTGGCGAAGGGCGCACAAAGCAAGTGGTAAAGCTGTCAGGAGCGGCCCCCATAACGGCAAATCGAAGCGCTCATCCTGCCCGATCCGGCGCAACTGCGCCAGGGCATTGCCCGTCAAATGAAGTGGCATGGTGGGCAGGCGCAGTGCCAGGCGCGTCAGGTAAGGGTAAACGGTGGGTGGAACGCGCTTTCCCCGCCAGGTCGTGCGCTCCATAGCGACGATGATGTTCTCAACGACGGGGCTGAATTCCACGATGGGGTCATCCATCAGGGCCGCGTAGGCAGCCACCTGCGGATGCCAGCGCAGTACCAGTTTTCGCAGGGTATCGGTATCTGCGAATGGAATGGCTCTGGCGTCTCGGAACACCGCCCTGAGTTCCTGACTCGCCTCCTGCACCCATGTTTCCTCAAGTAGGGCCGGGGACATGGCGATGTCGAGTTTCAATGCCGCTATCAAGGCCCGGTCAGCCAGCATTTCACGGCTGGCGACGGGAAGATGCCTCTGTTCGTGGGACGCCAGATCGTAACGCCCCAGGGCCAGGTGCATGCGTCCACGCAACCAGCTGTTGAACAGGACATCCACGGTGAGGGTATTTTCCACCCGCTGTTCACTGGAGAGGTCGAGAACCCGCTGCCACGCTTCACGACGGCGCTGCTGCGCGGTCGGTGACGGAAATTCCGTATCCTGATTTCCTGCGAGGTGCAGCGCCTCGATCTGCCACTGGTACTTATCGAGGAACTGAACGTCCGGCACGTCCGGAAAGGTGAGATCCCCAGCGTACAGGTGAGTCCAGGTCTGGTAAGCGTGAATGGCGTCATGCGTTTGCAGGTGCTCTGGGGCGTTTGCGATCAGTTGATCTATTTTGGGGAAGGCGGCCAGGTTCGTCAGTCCGATGATGAGCGGCCTGAACGTCTCCAGGGTGTAACTGGGCAGGACGCTCAGGTCGTCTCCGGGCAGTTGCATGGCAGCCATGCGAGAGAATTCATTCGAGCGGTTCAGGTCAGCCATGCGAACACGCTGGGCTTCGCGCAACATGGCCGGATTTCGACTGACTTCGGCGAGCATCAGCAGGCGCGCACTCCAGCGGTGCATCTGATCCGAGTCTTCGAGGGCGAAGTACGTGCTGCGGAGTGCCCGCATGTACCGCCACTCGGTCTCCAGTCGGAGAGGGTGGGGTGATAAGTTCTGGATTTCGTCCGCCAGGGAAAGCAGAGCAGCCTCGACTTCACGCGCAATAATTCGCGGTGTAGGCAGGACGCGCAGTAGTTTTCCATGCTGCTCGGCAATGAGCGCCAGCATCTTCTCGTAATGGTTCCCCTGGTCGTAGACGCTGGAAATCAACTCGTCGCCACGGGGGTCTGATCTGTTCTGTTCTCGCAGCAGGTCAGCAGCACGCAGCCAGGCCAAGGGCTGCTCAACGTTGGCCAGGCTGGTGATGAGCACATCCGGCTCGACGCCCTGGCGTGTATGCTCTTGCACCCACTCTTGAACGGCAAACAATTGGCGGAGGTCAGGTAGCGTCAGCATTCACGGCTCCTCATTTGAGAAAAGCCCACAGGCGTGGACTTTTGTTGACTGGTTTTTCAGGCGATTATTAGCCGCGGCCGCGAGTGGGTTTGTCCGGTGCATCGCCGTCACCAATCGGCTGTTGAGCCATCAGCGCCGGGGATTGCATGGAAACGCGCTCGAACACAGTGACACCGGTAGCCAGGGCGAAAGCGGAGACCAGCAGCAGTTTTTTCATGAGGGGCATGTCTGGGACTGTATCAAGTGATCATGAGTTGTCCTGAAAGTTGCCTGGCGGCTGATTCGAGGCGTTCAGTGGATGGCAGAAGGAGGCTCCCGGCGGCAGTGAACATCTGGTGGAGCGGTCGGTCGAACCGCTGTACATAGATGCGAAGTGGGTCAGCCGCTGCATTGCCGGTTTCCCGCGTCAGGGCCGCGATCCAGGCCAGGGCGTACTCCAGCCCGTAGAAGGGGGCTGAGAACATCTGCCAACTGGCCCAGCCGGTGCCTTGCTGTTCAAGCAGCCCCTCCAGGCAGATGCCGGTCGGGTATTTGAGTAAAAGCTCCTGATAAAGCGAATTGATCTCGTCGGGCTGGATGAATCTCCGACTGTAAATCTTCTCCTGGAACTCGTCCAGAATGCACGCGCTCACGATGGATTGCAGGGCTTTTTCCAGGAGGGTGTCCGCCGCTGCGGGGATGTCCTCCCGCTGGAAGAACAGGTCAAGGTGCTTGAGGCTCAGGAGTTCCATGGAGTGGGCGGCGAACTCGCGGTATTCGCGGGGTGGTTGACGCTGGGCCAGCAAGGAATCTGCGGGCATCAACGTGTAGTGCAGGCAATGTCCGGTCTCGTGCAGCACCTGGAAGACGCTGTTGGCAGTGGCGTCATAACTGACGGTCATCCACGCCAGCCGTTCTTCCGGGAGCAGGAAAGTGTACGGGGCGCGGGGTGCTTCGCTGGCTGACGCGACATGAAATTTGCCGTTTTTCCTCAATTGGTCGAAGGCATCGACCATTGGCGGGGAAATGCCCTGCAACATGAGTGTTACCGCGTCGAGCAGGGCCTCCGGGTTGTGGGGCAAAGCGTTGATGACCGTGCCGCTGGGCGTAAATGACTGATCCCAGGGCCGCAGTTCAGTGACACCCAGCCACTGGGCTTTGCGCTGCCGAATTTGAGTGAGGAGCGGCCGGATGATTTGCAGAACATCCAAGCGCAACCGGCGTAGTTCCGCCGGATCAAGCTGCCGCGCCCGGAAACTGGAGGTCGCGTGGTGGTAATCGAGGTAGTGAGTGAATCCGGCCTGCTCCGCCAGGCGCTGCCTATCGCGGTGAAGGCGTGAGAAAAGCTCTTGCCAGGGCCGCCGCGCCCCATCTTCCGCTGCCTGCAACTGGAGGTAAGCGTGCTGGCGCACGGCGCGGTCAGGGTCACGCAGTTGCTGCGCGAGTCCAGCGCTGCCCTCCGGCTGCGGGTAAGCAATACCAGCCGCAATGCTGTGGTAGTGGCTGGCCTGCTCCAGAATGTCACCTTTCAGTTGCGTTGTGCCGGGACTTTCGGGTTCACGGTCGAGTTCACCGGCGAAAGCTGGTTTCCAGTCGTCAGGAAAGGCTTGAAAGTGAGGCAGCGCGAGGTGAAGGCACTGCTGGTAGGCAGCGTCAATAGGTGGATAGGACTCGGCCAGGAACGTCCGGTAGGCATTCCTGGCCTCGGCGTTCTGGGGTTGCGTTCTGGACTGGCAATCCAACTCGGAAACGAGTTGGTAAGTCCGGCTGAGCAGGTGATCGATTTCTTCAACGAAAGGGATCAGTCTACGGGGAAGATCCGACTTTCG from Deinococcus fonticola includes the following:
- a CDS encoding M3 family metallopeptidase, encoding MLPSEQAQSILERLHELERKSDLPRRLIPFVEEIDHLLSRTYQLVSELDCQSRTQPQNAEARNAYRTFLAESYPPIDAAYQQCLHLALPHFQAFPDDWKPAFAGELDREPESPGTTQLKGDILEQASHYHSIAAGIAYPQPEGSAGLAQQLRDPDRAVRQHAYLQLQAAEDGARRPWQELFSRLHRDRQRLAEQAGFTHYLDYHHATSSFRARQLDPAELRRLRLDVLQIIRPLLTQIRQRKAQWLGVTELRPWDQSFTPSGTVINALPHNPEALLDAVTLMLQGISPPMVDAFDQLRKNGKFHVASASEAPRAPYTFLLPEERLAWMTVSYDATANSVFQVLHETGHCLHYTLMPADSLLAQRQPPREYREFAAHSMELLSLKHLDLFFQREDIPAAADTLLEKALQSIVSACILDEFQEKIYSRRFIQPDEINSLYQELLLKYPTGICLEGLLEQQGTGWASWQMFSAPFYGLEYALAWIAALTRETGNAAADPLRIYVQRFDRPLHQMFTAAGSLLLPSTERLESAARQLSGQLMIT